The window TTACTTCGCCTTCTACGCCGGCTACGCGGCCTGGGGCGAACGAGGCATCGCCAGCTACGGCGATCGGGGTTTTGCAGTGCGTTCCCGAAGACAATGATGATTTCTTCCTTTTATGATGTAATTCTGAGTCCTAAAATATAGTTGATTTTGTTACCGAATCTTGTATAAGCTTTATTAATTCCCAAGAAAAAATTAAGGCAAGCAATCGACAACTATACATAACTCATTAATATTGAATATACACGAATTGTTATACTATTTGCTCGGATAGCAATTACCTTAGCGCACCTTTATTTTTAAACAAGCTTCATCTCGGGGGTTACCAAATTGGAAGATAAAAATAAAATTCAAACATATGTAAATAATATACGAAGACATCTTTCAAAATCGCTCAAGCCAGGAATTGGTATGAAAACTAAAATCCATCCTGTTGAAGGCCCTGGTGCAGTCATCACAATTTCTCTGGGTGAAGGTGAATCGAATACTGATGAATTCGTCTCTTCCTCTCCTACGGTCAATTCCGCATTACAAACGATTGAGCAACATGCGATTGATGGGGATCTCTCAGCCACATCTTTTAGAGGTACCAACATAATTATGGAACAGAATCGGATAATTTTGATTAAAGGGGAAGACGACCCTAAGCAATGGAGCGATGTTGGTTCTTCCAGCGATGTCAATATTATTTTGTCGTCAAGTGGAGTCACGAAATGAAAATAAAAACTAAAATTGGCGAGCTGGAAGGAGATCCACGCGAAATCCGTGATTTCTGTAAAATGATAGATTTCGATGCGATGCAATTTTTTCAACCCGAAAAAAAAATATCGATATTTTTTGTCCTATTACCTTTATTCATCTATCTTGTAATGGCAGTTGTATTGATATTTAAGCCGCAACAAGATCCTAAAATAATATTATTAGCGACCTTTGCGGCCTTGATACTAATGGCAATTATCGTTGCAGGCGTGCATCTCCGCTATAAAAATAGCTGGGTATCGGTCTTCACCGCATTAGTTTTTTTACTAACGCTGCCGATGTTATTGGGTTGGGTGGAGCCGCGTGAAGCTGTTAATAACCTTATCGATATCTATCAAAAACCAACTAAATAATGATAGAAATAGCCGACAAATGTTAAAAAATACTGATAAAACCTTTAAAGAACATTTCACGATTCCTGCCTTTATGTTGCGAGTGCACCTAACCTGCTGAAAATGTTTTAATATTCATCGCGGCCCCTGGAAGTTCAAATTCGGTTAAAAAACAATATGTTATAAAAGAACTATCAAATTTGCAATAAAAGTGGCAACATAACGATTTGTGTTAAAACCTTCCACATCTGACCTGATCAATGGCAACAGTAGCCGTTTAGAGGCTATCGAGCCATTCCAGAATATCTTTTTTATTTTCCCAATCAATTAATTCTTCTATCTTCGAATCACAAGAGAGATTGGATTGGATATATTCGATAAATTTTTTCTGGACAGCTTGCCTGCGATTCAGGTCCATATGCAAGTACACCATAGTGGATTGGATATTTTCATGACCCAGGCGGTTTCTGATATCAGAGACTGGCTTACCGCAAGAGAGCATTCTTACCGCACACGCATGCCGGAAGCTATGGACCGGATTGATATCTTTAAGACATTTAGAACTTAAAGCTTTGGTCAGATATTTTTTACAGATTCGATAAATACCGTGTCTGGTAAGTTCTGTTCCGCGTTGATTGATAAACAAGCGGTGTTGATACAGCAGTTTTGGTTTAACACGGTATTTGGTGATGTAGACTTTTATGAGCTGGACGGTTTTCGGGTTTAGTTCAATCAGTCGAAAACGGTTTCCTTTACCCAGGATGGCCAGCGTTTTTTGGTCGGGGTTAAAATAATCGAGGTTAAGCGTTGCGATTTCACTGGCTCTGGCGCCCGAGTCTTCGAGCAGATGCAAGATGGTATAGTCGCGGAAGCCCTCCTTTTTTTTGAGGTCGACCGATTCAAAGACGTTAAGGATTTCATCGGGGTACAAAAAGCCGATGAGTTGTTTTTGCGTACGTTTTTGAGGGATGCCCAGTATCCTTTCGGCGATTTCACGGTGTTCCGAGCACATAAACCGGATCATTTTAGCCAGGGATTTTATAGCTGCCAGACGATGGTTCCGTGTACTGGTGACATTGTTGCGATCTGACTCAAGGTAATCGAGAAAGGCCAGGATCAAATCGGAAGAAAGATGTTTGACCCTGAGCGATTCGATTTTGATGGAAAGGTGCCGGGCAGCAAATGGCAGAAAGAGTGTAAAGGTATCCCGGTAAGCTTGAATAGTTCGCTTACTGCTACCCTTTATACGGGGAAGGTACTGATCGAAGAATTTATAAATACAGGTGGAAAGTTTCATGTATCCTCGCGATTAGAGAAAACAAAGTCAGCCAACCCTTTACGTTGCTCGGCATCTAATACTTTAAGATATTTGATGGTGTGCTTGTATTTACAGTGGCCCATATAGATAGCCAGCACGGGCAAGGCATTTTGGGGCGACCTGCCCTTTTCTTTGACACGCCTTAAGGTATTTACAGCAAAAGAATGCCTTAGACTGTGGGGCACAGGTGCACTGAAGACGGTGTTGCCAATAATCTGTCGAGCCTGATTGAGTCCGATATCTTTTACCGCCTGGTGGTAGGCAGAACGAATTTGATAATCTCTTACCATTTTTTGTTTATTGCGCGCTAAAAGGTATGGGTTTTGATCCTTGCCCAGCAAGGCATTTCGTACGGCCAGATAATTGTTGATTTCATCTGCCGCAGATAAAGGGATCGGGATTAGGCGGTCTTTTTTAAATTTGGTTTTTTCAATATAAAGCGTTTTTTCGTCTGGGCGGTAGTGGCTGCGCAGCAGTCGCAGGGGTTCTGAGATTCTCATTCCGCACCGGGCCAGTAGAACAATAGCAAGATAGACGCATAAATCTTTCAAATAGTATTTTGGGTATTTTCGTATTCTTTTACAAACGGCACCCAAGAGTTGATCGAGTTGATCTGGTGAGAAAACAAACGGGATAAATCTATTTTCAGACAGCGGTGGGATATCATGGAGAGGATTTGTTGTGTAGAGTCCCTTTCGCACCAGAAATTGAAAAAAGTCACGTGCGGTGTAAAGAACTCTATTTGCTGATGTTGGTTCCATTTTAAGATTTGCTCTTAACTCAAGAAAAAATGAAGGTTGTAATAAACTTCTCTCGTGCTTTGTTCTTTTTAGGTACCGGTCAAAAGTTTTTAGATGAGACCATAAAGTCTTTGTCGCATAGCCCAAGTTTTGACGATAAGCCATAAACGCTTTAAGTTGGGGAGCAAGAAAGCTTTCAAAGTTCTTCATCAAACAGTACCTTCCGCATGAGTTTAATGTGAATATGAAGATATTTTCGAGTGGCCTCGATACTGTCGTGTCCCAGCATTTCTTTGATCTCATAAATCGACACACCGGCTTCCAAAAGGTTTTGAGCATAGGTATGCCGGAGCCAGTAAGCTGTCGAAGAAGGATGAATCGCTTTGATACATTGACTTACATATTGACCGACCACACCCGGACAAAGTGGCCCATGGGGCACTTTAAGGCTTAAAAACAGTATTCTGTGTTTACTCTCAGGTCTCACGCCGACCAGGTAGGCGGCGATGGTTTTGATGGTGATATCGGGTAGCGGCAGTTTGATGGGATTATCGCTTTTTCGGGTTCTAAGCGTCAGCTCTTTCTTTGTAAAGGAGATATCATCCAGGCTGATCCGGCTTATTTCCTGTGGCCGCAGTCCTAAAGTGTAGGCCAGATGTACCATAGCACAGGTGCGAATATCTTTTGAAGAAGAAAGCTTTAAGCCGGCAAAAATCCCTTGTACTTCCTGCGGTCGCAGAAACTTAGGTGGTTTGGCCTTGGCAAACATAGGAGCGCCGACTACCAGCGGTGCAAGATTTCTTTTTATAATTTTTCGCTCCTGATACAAATATCTTAAAAATCCCCGAATCATAGAGCGGTAGGTCTTGCATGTTGCCGGTGTAAAGGGCGCAAAAAATTCTACCAGGAAAGTATCTATCTGCTCGATCGTTAACGATGAAAGATTGATTTTATGTCTTTGCAGGTAAGCATGTAGAGCAGTAAAGACTCTTTTGATCCGCTTAATTTGCTGATAAGCAATG is drawn from Candidatus Desulfatibia profunda and contains these coding sequences:
- a CDS encoding tyrosine-type recombinase/integrase; the encoded protein is MKNFESFLAPQLKAFMAYRQNLGYATKTLWSHLKTFDRYLKRTKHERSLLQPSFFLELRANLKMEPTSANRVLYTARDFFQFLVRKGLYTTNPLHDIPPLSENRFIPFVFSPDQLDQLLGAVCKRIRKYPKYYLKDLCVYLAIVLLARCGMRISEPLRLLRSHYRPDEKTLYIEKTKFKKDRLIPIPLSAADEINNYLAVRNALLGKDQNPYLLARNKQKMVRDYQIRSAYHQAVKDIGLNQARQIIGNTVFSAPVPHSLRHSFAVNTLRRVKEKGRSPQNALPVLAIYMGHCKYKHTIKYLKVLDAEQRKGLADFVFSNREDT
- a CDS encoding tyrosine-type recombinase/integrase produces the protein MIDKHVIESIEWIEKQLEQVGLTVNALERAVADYLQWMESVGYRRQTRRNYHRQLDQFIRFIKQSRLGWDEIFKLQTLRRFKKVHAVAATHSITGISRYLFRQNKIPQPIAKKEYRLPQIYEDYLAHHQRSHGIAYQQIKRIKRVFTALHAYLQRHKINLSSLTIEQIDTFLVEFFAPFTPATCKTYRSMIRGFLRYLYQERKIIKRNLAPLVVGAPMFAKAKPPKFLRPQEVQGIFAGLKLSSSKDIRTCAMVHLAYTLGLRPQEISRISLDDISFTKKELTLRTRKSDNPIKLPLPDITIKTIAAYLVGVRPESKHRILFLSLKVPHGPLCPGVVGQYVSQCIKAIHPSSTAYWLRHTYAQNLLEAGVSIYEIKEMLGHDSIEATRKYLHIHIKLMRKVLFDEEL
- a CDS encoding tyrosine-type recombinase/integrase yields the protein MKLSTCIYKFFDQYLPRIKGSSKRTIQAYRDTFTLFLPFAARHLSIKIESLRVKHLSSDLILAFLDYLESDRNNVTSTRNHRLAAIKSLAKMIRFMCSEHREIAERILGIPQKRTQKQLIGFLYPDEILNVFESVDLKKKEGFRDYTILHLLEDSGARASEIATLNLDYFNPDQKTLAILGKGNRFRLIELNPKTVQLIKVYITKYRVKPKLLYQHRLFINQRGTELTRHGIYRICKKYLTKALSSKCLKDINPVHSFRHACAVRMLSCGKPVSDIRNRLGHENIQSTMVYLHMDLNRRQAVQKKFIEYIQSNLSCDSKIEELIDWENKKDILEWLDSL